A window of Microbacterium sp. Root61 genomic DNA:
CCTCGGTGTACAGCGGATCGCCCTCGAAGTCGAAGAACAGGTCGCCGATGCTCGGGCGCGGCAGGGCGCCGAGCGCGGTCGGCGCGACGACCTCATACGTGGGGATCGCCGGCGGTGCCGCGGCATCCGTCACCTCGACCGAGGTCGGCACGCCCGCGGGGCTCTCCAGCTGCAGACGGGCCTGCGTGCGCAGCATGCCGAACGTGTCGGCGCGCACGCCGTCGGGTGCGGCCGGGGCGGCGGCCAGCGCGTCGATCGTGCGGATGCCGGCGTCGCGGAGCCGCTCGCGCTGCACCGGGCGCATGCCGGCGACCAGCAGCAGATCGCGGGATGCCACGACCTCGGCGTCGCACGTGGCGCACCGACCGCACGCGATCACCGCGAGTTCGCCGCGCTCGTCGCCCCACGCGATGGGTGCGCCCTCGGCCCCGAGCTCGAGCCGGCGGTCGGCGATGAGCGCCCGGAGCCGGTCGCGGCGCAGGCCGAAGACGGGAAGCAGGTCGTCGACCTCGTGCACGCTGGTGGTGCCGTCGCCGAGGAGGAGCTCGACCCGATCGGACCGCGGCACGCCGAGCCGGTCGAGCTGGTCGACGTAGGCCGCGAGCTGCATCAGCGCGGTGACCCGCGCGTGGCGGGCGAGCTTGCTGTCCTGCACCACCCAGCGGCCGTCTTCGTCGCGCACCAGGAAGTCGGCGAACCCGACGAACTCGGGTGTCGCGAAGGTCGCCTGGTAGAGGACGGCGGCATCGGAGGCGAGCGCCGCGTTCGTCAGAGCGACCGCCGCGGCGAGCGCCTCGGCATCGGCGGAAGAAGTCTCGGGGATCTCGACGACCGCGTCGCCGAACCGCGCACGATAGGCCTCCAGGACGCGTACCTCATGCTCACCGCCGAGCCGACCGGCGCGGGCGAGTGTGGCGTCCTCCGGCTCTTCCACCGCCTCGATCCGCCCCAGCCGCGCATCGATGCCCCGGAGCCATGCGAACTCGCACTCGGCCGCAGCCTTGACGTCGCTCGCGCTCCAGACGACCCGGCCTTCGTCCTTGATGTAGCGCATGTTCCCCTTCCGCCCTTCGATCGTAGGCGCGGCCTGCGACATGCCCGCCTCTGCCGCACGGCGGCCCGCGGTTCCACCGTGCGGCAGCGCGGCCTGACAGACTGGTGCCATGAGCATGGGCCTCCCCTACGAGAGCGCGTACCGGCACGGGTTCGCACGCATCGCGGCGTGCACGATCCCCGTCGCGGTCGCCGATCCCGCGACCAACGCCGAGGCGATCCTGACGGCCGCGCGCGAGTGCGATGCGGACGCGGTCGCCGTCGCCGTCTTCCCCGAGCTGAGCCTGACCGGCTATGCGATCGAGGACCTGGTGATGCAGGACGCCGTGCTCGACGCCGTCGAGGCGGCCGTCGCACGCCTGGTCGAGGCATCCGAGTCACTGCTCCCGATGCTCGTCGTCGGTGCGCCGCTGCGCCACCGCAACCGCCTCTACAACTGCGCCGTGGTGATCCATCGCGGCGAGCTGCTCGGCGTCTCCCCCAAGTCCTACCTGCCCACGTACCGCGAGTTCTACGAGCGTCGCTGGTACGCGCCCGGCGACGACCAGCGCGGCGAGGACATCCTCGTCGGCGGGCTGTACGCCCCGTTCGGGCCGGACCTGCTGTTCGAGGCCCTCGACGTGCCCGGCCTCGTCGTGCACGCCGAGGTCTGCGAAGACGTGTGGGTGCCGATCCCGCCGTCCTCGCAGGCCGCGCTGGCCGGTGCGACCGTGCTGGTGAACCTCTCCGGCAGCCCGATCACCATCGCCCGGGCCGATGACCGCAAGGCGCTGTGCCAGAGCCAGTCGCTGCGCTGCCTCGCCGCGTACGCCTACGCCGCCGCAGGGGCGGGCGAATCCACGAACGACGTGTCGTGGGACGGCCAGACCATGATCTACGAGGGCGGCACGCTGCTCGCCGAGACCGAGCGCTTCCCGGACGGCCCGCGCCACAGTGTCGCCGACGTCGACCTGGATCGCCTTCGCCAGGACCGCCTCCGCCAGGGCACGTTCGACGACAACCGGCGCACGCACGACCCGCTGTTCCGCACCGTGCACTTCCGGCTCGACCCGCCCGCGCGCGACATCGGGCTGCGGCGCACCCTCGACCGGTTCCCGTTCGTGCCGGACGACCCGGCCCGCCTGGCGCAGGACTGCTACGAGGCGTTCAGCATCCAGGTGTCCGGCCTCGTGCAGCGACTGCAGTCGATCGGAGGCCCCAAGCCCGTCATCGGCGTTAGCGGCGGCCTGGACTCCACCCACGCCCTGCTCGTCGTCGCCCGCGCAATGGACCGGATGGGCCGCCCGCGCAGCGACATCCTGGCGTACACGATGCCCGGA
This region includes:
- a CDS encoding NAD(+) synthase, giving the protein MSMGLPYESAYRHGFARIAACTIPVAVADPATNAEAILTAARECDADAVAVAVFPELSLTGYAIEDLVMQDAVLDAVEAAVARLVEASESLLPMLVVGAPLRHRNRLYNCAVVIHRGELLGVSPKSYLPTYREFYERRWYAPGDDQRGEDILVGGLYAPFGPDLLFEALDVPGLVVHAEVCEDVWVPIPPSSQAALAGATVLVNLSGSPITIARADDRKALCQSQSLRCLAAYAYAAAGAGESTNDVSWDGQTMIYEGGTLLAETERFPDGPRHSVADVDLDRLRQDRLRQGTFDDNRRTHDPLFRTVHFRLDPPARDIGLRRTLDRFPFVPDDPARLAQDCYEAFSIQVSGLVQRLQSIGGPKPVIGVSGGLDSTHALLVVARAMDRMGRPRSDILAYTMPGFATSDHTKSNAIALAEAIGASIETIDIRDAAQEMLGKIGHPFADGEPVHDVTFENVQAGLRTDFLFRLANQNNGLVIGTGDLSELALGWMTYGVGDQMSHYAVNSGVPKTLIQHVIRWVVASGQVTADTAAVLQSVLDTEISPELVPAGQDGKLQSTEDRVGPYALHDFSLFHVLRYGLRPSKIAFLAERAWADQDAGAWPPGFPEDDRYAYDQATVVKWLRVFLQRYFAFAQFKRSAMPNGPKVSPAGSLSPRGDWRAPSDGNARVWLAELDAALPEHAPR